A region of the Arenibacter antarcticus genome:
ATCTCGTAAAAGGAGGAATTCCCGAAGAATGCATTTTCTTGGATTTTGCAGGATTTAGAACCTTAGACTCCATGGTTCGTGCTAAGGTGATTTTTGGTCTGGACCAGGTTACTGTAATATCCCAAAAGTTTCACAACAAACGAGCCATTTATCTGGCAGAAAAAAAGGGGTTAAAGGCTATTGGATATAATGCGGAGAACCCCTCCTTGAAACATGGGCTAAAAATTAAAATAAGGGAGTATTTCGCTAGGGTAAAAGTGTTTATTGATATAGCCCTGAATATACAACCCAAATTTTACGGCGAACATATTACGATAGAATAAAAGGTAAAATTACACCCTACTAGAATCCATATTCCAATCTTTAATACTGTGGATCGATATTGTTTATAGCTATACTGGACCTTCTTTTCCAAATAAGTACCAATTCCGATGGTATTATACGAAAACAGCAATTTTAATTTAACTTTCTACAAAACTCCTTAGTGATAGGTTAATAAGAATTATTTAAATTTACTTATTGAAAGACCAACCATGTCCGCTTTAAAAAAGCTCATTAAAAACCTAGGTCCGGGCCTACTTTTTGCAAGTATGGCAATAGGCACTTCCCATTTGGTATTATCCACCAAGGCAGGGGCGCAATATGGATGGATTATGATCATCCCAATTATTCTGGCCAATGTTCTTAAATATCCGTTTTTCGAATTTGGGGTACGCTACACCAATATTACCGATAAAACACTTATTGAAGGGTATTTAAATAGAGGGATGCCATATCTTATCTTTTACGCCATTATTACCTTTATAACTACTTTCACCATCCTAGCGGCATTATATGTGGTAACGGCCGGATTATTGATCAACTTGTTTCAATTACCCCATATTTCTGTAAGCATGGCTGCTGGAGGACTCTTTATACTTATCTCCATATTACTTATTCTAGGACGCTATCGGTTTCTGGAAATTTCCCTGAAATACGTGGTGACAATTTTATTTGTGGCTTTGTTGGCCACAACCGTATTGGTAATAATGAATGGAAAAGTAGCTACCGCCCCAAATTTTATAGCGCCACCAATTCTTAATGAGCTAGGCATCCTTTTCTTAATCGGTTTAATGGGGTGGATGCCCACCACGGTAGAAGCCTCTAGTTGGATTAGCTTATGGACCGTGGAAAAATTTAAATTATCCCGCAAGAAGCCAAGCTTAAAAGAAGCTTTAGCAGAATTTAAATTCGGATATTTTATCACGGCGCTGCTTGCCGTATTTTTCCTTTTAATAGGGTGGTATACCCTGTATGGAACCCAAACTGAACTTAGTGGAAATGCGGTTATTTTTGCTGACCAATTGGTGCAAATATTCACAAATAGTATTGGAGCTTGGGCATATGCACTTATTGCTATTTCTGCGTTTGCCACTATGTTTAGCACCTGTATGACCGCTCATGATGCTATTTCGAGGGTTAGTGTGGACACCTTGGGTCTGTTACTTCCTAAGGTAGAAGGCATTAAGAAAATAGGAATCCCCATTGCCATTATACTTTTGGCAATCATCAATTTTGTGGTAATCACTATCTTTTCTGCAAATATGGGATTGCTTATCGCAATTGCCACCTTTGTTTCCTTTGTTGTAGCTCCTATAATAGGATATATGAATCTAAAAAACGTGATGAGCCATGAAATACCAGAAATATATCGCCCTAAAAGAAATCTTCAAATATTGACCTATACGGGGATCGTATTCCTTTCCTTATTTTCTATTTATTATTGCTGGATGGTATTGTTTTAATTCTTTCTATATGACGCTGCTTTACCACTTTCATTTGCTTTAACAAGCTACTACCCTGAACAATTAAAACTCACAAACAACTGATTATCAACTAAAATAATCATATTTTAACTAAATATTAACATTCTTAATTTGTAATTGGGCCTTGTAACTATAATCTTTGTCTTCAATGATAAGTGAATTAAAATGAAACTGATTACAATTACCAGAAACACTAAACAAGAAAAAAGGTTTAACCAAAAGATGGGCATCCTTTATACCAAAGTAACCTACATTAAAAAAGTTGTTTTGGGTATTATTCCCATCAATACCCTCCACAAGTACCGAGAAACTTATTACGGCAAAGTAAAGGATTGCGACAAATGCGTATTGAACAAATAAAGCTGAAGTAGTAGTTTTCCTAACAAGTTTTAAGGCCTTATTTTAAAATGGGGCTAATTTTCTTTGCAGTAACACCTAGAATGGCGGACAAATTAAAGTGGATTATGTGATACGTTATAATGTGCTTTATATTAGAATAAAACGTTATAATTTAGGACCACCACAAGGGATCTTTCATTTTTATTATGCAACATTTCTAGGCAGAAGACCCCATTTTTACAATTGTTCAGTATTTTTTCTTCCCCATAGCCAACAGCGTATAGTATATTGCTTTTAGGCACGCCTTGTTCCAATAAATAATTTTCAATGGCATTCGATCGCTTTTGCGAAAGGGTAAAGTTGTAGCTGCTTCCTCCCCTACTATCCGTATGGGATTCTATCCTTAATTGTAATTTGGGAAAACTTTTAATAGCGGCAACTACCTTTTCCAGCTCCATGGCTATCTCAGGTGATATTTCCGCTCTCCCTTTGTTAAAGTAGAACTTATTCATTTTAATCACAACCTGGGCTTCACTCTCCGATAGGATATCGTCTATAAGCACCAATTCTAGGTTAAATTTAGAAGTACTCATTTTATCAAGTTCCTCTGAATTGAAATCCATCAAATAGGTGGAGTAACGCTCTTTTTCAGCTTTCAAACTAATTTTGTGGCGCCAAGGAATTTCCAACTGATAATTTCCATACCCATCTGTCGTTACCTCTTTAAGAACGGTCCCTTCATCATCGGATAGGGTAACCACCGCTCCGCCAATTCCTATTCCATCATTTGGTTTTTGAACCTTTCCCTTAAAAGCCAAGGTCTTAAGACCAGGTTTTTCATCCACTTTAAATCCGTAAACATCATCATTTCCCTTTCCCCCGTACCGATTTGAAGCAAAATAACCCAAGAGCCCATTGGTGTCATTATTTTTAATAATCAAACCAAAATCGTCTTCTTTAGAATTTATATCTGTCCCTAGATTTACGGGAATACTGAAATTATTGTAGTCTTGTAAATTGGATTTATAGATATCCATCCCACCTAAGCCATAGAAAACATCAGACGCAAAATAGAGAGTGTTTTCGAAAATAAACGGTGCAATTTCATTCCCCGGGGTATTAATCCGAGGTCCTAAATTAACGGGGGAGGACATTATAATTCCATCGTTGGTGTACACAAAATAAAGGTCGGTCCCCCCATAACTATCTTCAAAATTTGCCGCAAAAAAGAGACGCCCTGTCGCAGCTTCATAAAAAGGGTAATAAAAGGAAGTATCCAAATCACGAAGAATATACTTATAGGCATCCGAACCACTACTCATAGCAATAGACATAGAATTTTTCCCATTAGCGCTAAAAAGCAACTCTGACCCAACTGCATTAGAAAGACTATAAAATAAACTTTTCAACTCCTCGCTATAGAAAGGGGTGGACTTATGAAATTTTGAGGTCTTTAGGCCACCAAATTCTCTTGGTGCTTTCATGTCCCCATTAGAATCAACTTCAGCTTCGTAAATATTTAAATAGGACTCGCCCGATGGACTATAGACCTTCTTAGATCCCCCTGGCCGAGCACTAGAAAACAAAACCTTGTCTTTAAAAAAGGCAGGTGAAAAATCGGCCTGAGGACTATTGCTACTGACATTAAAAATCTCATAGGTCAATGCCAGCTCATTTTTGAGTTGAAGGAGCTCATAGTTAAATTCGGTATTTTCCAATAATTCCCGTGAAAATTTCTGCTTATTTTCACCCAGAAATGCTTTTACCTCTTCCATACCAGAAGTCCTAGCAATGGACTGCAGCAACATATTAAAATGATGCGCAGTCATTATAGTGTCTTTCTTAAAAATATCCACATAAATTTTAGAGGCATTTTTAAAGTTACCTACTTTAAGATAAGAATCCGCAAGATTTAGGTACTGGTCGCTAGTAAGTGATCCTTTTTCCAACTCTTTCTGATATTCCTTTATGGCTTTTCGATAAGAGTATTCAAAAAATGAAATATCTCCCTTGGACCTCTTTTGCTGTGCAAAACTTGTGTAAGGAAAAATTAATAAAAATAGGAATATACTCCAGAATCTCATGATGATTTATATATAATATTAGAAAAACCTGGGACTATCAATCTGCTTAGGTTTCCCATTTGATTCGCGCTTCTTGTCTTTCAAATCTTTAGATCCACCTTTCCCTAAATAAAATTTTAAGATTACCTCGTGTGAACCTTGACTATAGTCTCCTAATCCATTGGTATTATAATCATAGGAATATCCCAAAAACAAACCGCTAGATATTTGTAATCCCGCTAATCCACTAACAGCATTTTCCCATCTATAGGATGCTCCCAAGGTAACTATATCATTAATTAAAAAATTGGTGGATAGGTTTACATTTAGGGGGGCACCATTTAGGTAATTGACCAAAAATGCAGGTTTAAATTTTAAACCCTCCGACAATTCAAAT
Encoded here:
- a CDS encoding vancomycin high temperature exclusion protein, whose product is MTIELGTMGKTYGDIDQIPKNKVGLVLGTSNKLLGGKSNPYYTNRITATISLFKAGKIDYVLVSGDNGTPYYNEPIVFKKDLVKGGIPEECIFLDFAGFRTLDSMVRAKVIFGLDQVTVISQKFHNKRAIYLAEKKGLKAIGYNAENPSLKHGLKIKIREYFARVKVFIDIALNIQPKFYGEHITIE
- a CDS encoding NRAMP family divalent metal transporter, producing the protein MSALKKLIKNLGPGLLFASMAIGTSHLVLSTKAGAQYGWIMIIPIILANVLKYPFFEFGVRYTNITDKTLIEGYLNRGMPYLIFYAIITFITTFTILAALYVVTAGLLINLFQLPHISVSMAAGGLFILISILLILGRYRFLEISLKYVVTILFVALLATTVLVIMNGKVATAPNFIAPPILNELGILFLIGLMGWMPTTVEASSWISLWTVEKFKLSRKKPSLKEALAEFKFGYFITALLAVFFLLIGWYTLYGTQTELSGNAVIFADQLVQIFTNSIGAWAYALIAISAFATMFSTCMTAHDAISRVSVDTLGLLLPKVEGIKKIGIPIAIILLAIINFVVITIFSANMGLLIAIATFVSFVVAPIIGYMNLKNVMSHEIPEIYRPKRNLQILTYTGIVFLSLFSIYYCWMVLF
- a CDS encoding OmpA family protein; this encodes MRFWSIFLFLLIFPYTSFAQQKRSKGDISFFEYSYRKAIKEYQKELEKGSLTSDQYLNLADSYLKVGNFKNASKIYVDIFKKDTIMTAHHFNMLLQSIARTSGMEEVKAFLGENKQKFSRELLENTEFNYELLQLKNELALTYEIFNVSSNSPQADFSPAFFKDKVLFSSARPGGSKKVYSPSGESYLNIYEAEVDSNGDMKAPREFGGLKTSKFHKSTPFYSEELKSLFYSLSNAVGSELLFSANGKNSMSIAMSSGSDAYKYILRDLDTSFYYPFYEAATGRLFFAANFEDSYGGTDLYFVYTNDGIIMSSPVNLGPRINTPGNEIAPFIFENTLYFASDVFYGLGGMDIYKSNLQDYNNFSIPVNLGTDINSKEDDFGLIIKNNDTNGLLGYFASNRYGGKGNDDVYGFKVDEKPGLKTLAFKGKVQKPNDGIGIGGAVVTLSDDEGTVLKEVTTDGYGNYQLEIPWRHKISLKAEKERYSTYLMDFNSEELDKMSTSKFNLELVLIDDILSESEAQVVIKMNKFYFNKGRAEISPEIAMELEKVVAAIKSFPKLQLRIESHTDSRGGSSYNFTLSQKRSNAIENYLLEQGVPKSNILYAVGYGEEKILNNCKNGVFCLEMLHNKNERSLVVVLNYNVLF